GACCATCAGGGCCAGCCCGATCGGCGGCAGCCAGGCGACCAGCCTGCCACGGCTCCTTGTCATTCCCACTCCCGGGGTCTGCGACCGGAAATCTCGAGCCCTGCACCTTGTCCTGCCGCAGCAGGATTGCGCCGATGCGTTGACCCTCCCATAGTATCGCGCCTCAGCGACGTTGGTCCGATGGGGGCTGGCTGTGCTCGCCGGCAGCCAGCCCGAAGGCGCCCGCAGCAGGCGAGCCCCGCAGGCTCCAGGGACCGGCCCACTCGATGCGGACCGGGACCAGACTGCCGGCCAGGCCCAGGTCGGAGTCGAAGAATACCAGCTTGTTGGTCCGCGTCCGGCCTCGCCAATGGCCCGGCCGCTGGGCCTGTTCCACCAGGACTTCGACGACATGCTCCAGCAGGCGGGTGTTGATGTGGGCGACGGCCTGCTCTTGCAGGTCCTCCAGGAGGCGGAAGCGTCGCATCTTCTCCGGCTCGGGAACGTCATCCTGCATGCGGCGCGCGGCCAGCGTGCCCGGGCGAGTGGAGTAGCGTGCCAGGTGAGCGACATCCAGCTGGAGTTCCTCCAGCAGGCCATACGTCTTCTGGAACTGGGCCTCGGATTCGCCGGGGAAGCCGACGATAATGTCGGTGGCGATGGCGACCCCCGGGATGTGTTTGCGCACACGCTCGATCAGGCGGCGGTAGTCATCGGCGGTATAGCCGCGCCGCATGCGGGCCAGGACCTGGTCATCGCCGGCCTGCACCGGAACCTCGATGTGCTCGCACACCTTCGGCAACTCAGCGACAGTGGCGAGCAGGTCGTCGGTCATCCAATTCGGATGGGAGGTCAGGAAGCGGATGCGCTGCAGCCCTTCAATCGCCTGGAGCTGGTGCAGCAGGGCCGCCAGGCTGAGCGGCTCGGGCAGATCCAATCCGTAGCGGTCGACGATCTGGCCCAGCAGCGTGATCTCGCGCACGCCGCTCTCGACCAGGCCGCGCACCTCGGCCACAATCTCTGAAGCCGGGCGGCTGCGCTCGGCGCCGCGCCGGTAGGGGATGACGCAGAAGGTGCAGGCGTGTGAGCAGCCCTCGACGACGGTCACAAAGGCCGTGGCTGCACCCTTGCTGCCCGCTGCCGGCCGCCTGGCCTCACCATCCATCAGGGCGTGGCGCTCTTTCGTCTCCCGTCGGAGATTGGCAGCCAGGAGGCGCTCCTCCAGGTAGGCCAGCAGCGGCTTCGGATCGGCCGGCGGGGAAAAGACGTCGACAAAAGGGAACGTCTGCTGCAAAGTGGGATTGCCTTTGACGCCGACCATACAGCCCATCAGGTTGATCACCAGATCCGGGCGGCGGTCTTTGAGCGGCCGAAGAGCGTGCAAACGGCCATGGGCGCGGTCTTCCGCACTCTGGCGCACTACGCATGTGTTCACGACTACCACATCGGCCTGCTCGGCCTCATCGGTGGCCTGCATCCCAAGCCGTTCGAGTGAGTCGGCAACCCGCTGCGAGTCGGCAACGTTCATCTGGCAGCCGGAGGTCCAGATGTGGTACTTCATGCCGCGAATTATAACCAAGCCCAGTCCGGTTTCCCGGCATACCCCAACAAGCGTTGGTAAGATGGAGCCGAGGTCCAGGCAGGAGCCCCGGGGCTATGGGCATAGTGCGTTTGGAGCAGCTCCATATGAAGCGAAGAGGCTGGCTGGCCGGCGTGAGTCTGGCGCGGGCAGGCGCAGTGATCGTCGCCATGACGGCCTGCGGGCCAAAGGTCCCGACCCTCGGACCGGCGGTCCCTACACCCGCGTCGCTGCCGACGGCCGCAGCGACGGCGCTGGCGGCCGCCCCCTTGACCGCGACGCCGGCCGCTTCGCCCACGCCCGATTGCTCCGGCATGGCCGGGGGCGTCGTCCAGGACAGCTACCCGGGGATGCTCGTCCAGGGCCAAGTTCCCTTCCGCGTCTATCTTCCGCCCTGTGC
The window above is part of the Anaerolineales bacterium genome. Proteins encoded here:
- the miaB gene encoding tRNA (N6-isopentenyl adenosine(37)-C2)-methylthiotransferase MiaB, whose translation is MKYHIWTSGCQMNVADSQRVADSLERLGMQATDEAEQADVVVVNTCVVRQSAEDRAHGRLHALRPLKDRRPDLVINLMGCMVGVKGNPTLQQTFPFVDVFSPPADPKPLLAYLEERLLAANLRRETKERHALMDGEARRPAAGSKGAATAFVTVVEGCSHACTFCVIPYRRGAERSRPASEIVAEVRGLVESGVREITLLGQIVDRYGLDLPEPLSLAALLHQLQAIEGLQRIRFLTSHPNWMTDDLLATVAELPKVCEHIEVPVQAGDDQVLARMRRGYTADDYRRLIERVRKHIPGVAIATDIIVGFPGESEAQFQKTYGLLEELQLDVAHLARYSTRPGTLAARRMQDDVPEPEKMRRFRLLEDLQEQAVAHINTRLLEHVVEVLVEQAQRPGHWRGRTRTNKLVFFDSDLGLAGSLVPVRIEWAGPWSLRGSPAAGAFGLAAGEHSQPPSDQRR